One part of the Sulfolobus tengchongensis genome encodes these proteins:
- a CDS encoding phosphoesterase, whose translation MPFKFKLGFFTDIHGSDYSFKRSLNIAKSRKVDYLIVSGGLMAKDILLVEEIGGNYILNGKKVNLKNLNEEALRSGKYLIVDKKEVIEDIRSDKHKLEKLIIEKATEQMSRWIKMSEEIYRLDKIFWCPAHGDHPQLDSILKELGGKVINESVINLEDIQIVSVGFASPITGNSPREIPDSELYIKGKSLLKDSEKEKLIMNFHMPPLNTKLDITKAGLKKIHIGSKAVSDLINEFQPLLSLHGHAHESTAMDKIGNTIAINPGSLYQLGDPSVVTFEVHKELKGFGTVNVGIYIIKNIEFLSTNPLDVI comes from the coding sequence ATGCCCTTTAAATTTAAGTTGGGGTTCTTCACAGACATTCACGGCTCTGATTATTCTTTCAAGAGGTCGCTAAATATAGCTAAATCAAGAAAAGTAGATTATCTAATCGTAAGTGGAGGATTAATGGCAAAAGACATACTATTAGTAGAGGAAATAGGAGGAAATTATATATTGAATGGAAAAAAAGTAAATTTAAAGAATTTAAATGAGGAAGCATTAAGATCAGGAAAGTATCTAATAGTTGACAAGAAGGAAGTAATTGAAGACATAAGAAGTGATAAACATAAATTAGAGAAGTTAATTATCGAGAAGGCCACTGAACAAATGTCAAGATGGATTAAAATGTCCGAAGAAATTTATCGCCTTGATAAAATATTTTGGTGCCCTGCACATGGAGATCATCCACAATTAGACTCAATTCTCAAAGAGTTAGGAGGTAAGGTAATCAATGAAAGTGTGATAAATTTGGAGGATATTCAAATAGTATCAGTAGGATTTGCCTCTCCTATAACGGGTAATTCTCCTAGAGAAATCCCAGACTCAGAACTTTATATTAAAGGAAAATCATTACTTAAAGATAGTGAAAAGGAAAAGCTAATAATGAATTTCCACATGCCTCCCTTAAATACTAAACTAGATATCACTAAAGCCGGTCTTAAGAAAATTCATATAGGCTCAAAAGCAGTTTCAGATCTAATAAACGAGTTTCAACCACTTTTATCGCTTCACGGGCATGCTCATGAAAGCACAGCAATGGATAAAATTGGCAATACAATTGCAATAAACCCTGGTAGTTTATACCAGTTAGGTGACCCCTCGGTTGTTACATTTGAGGTACATAAAGAACTAAAGGGTTTTGGAACAGTTAATGTGGGAATCTACATAATAAAAAACATCGAGTTCTTATCCACTAATCCTTTAGATGTAATATAA
- a CDS encoding xanthine dehydrogenase family protein molybdopterin-binding subunit, translating to MKRIDVRDLLLGKGNYVDDIQIKSKYAVFIRSPYPHARILKIDKSDAERRGALVLTGKDTITKSVEGGEREGASLSTALMAINKALYVGQPVALVIADDPYQAMDLAELVQIDYEPLEGVGNIEKALENKVIIFDDLKTNVVREQTLEFGKLYTQGKHLELDLYWSRSSGNPIEPYGAIVIPADDGLTIISNQQAGNAVSNEIQKALGVKVIHKNARQGGSFGEKFSLVRYLTVLGVAALKFRVPIKWIETRTEHLMASNGSGPERKFKIHAYYSSDGRVNSLDIHIWEDVGASKDAGQPFKPVGILTGPYKIGGVRYTGTLVATNKNPAGAFRGAGTPPHTWALERVMDAIADELGISRAEVRKINAIDSFPYDSGFAYYDSGNPKGLLELALSRKDIFSMRSQNVGVGLALSTDPSTPSGSERVKLKIKNGKVNVILGFGPEGQGNEHTAVVLTSKLLGISQDDVTYEIADNMELPSSFGPGGSRMAVFAFGAVSGAVEELKARLRRKAEVVLNDKVIDYKDGYFIGEKGGKVKITSFEGEEVDFTYTLQGKYRFNAYPFACDLAVVKIEDGKIRPIKHVVYIDPGTPIDEDLIKEQVIGGTAIGISLALYEHYVYDENANLLTTSLADYGMPTAADLPEIEVNIVPTPSPVTPYGAKGIGEIPVGIAAAAVTSAVEDVIKRRITKVPINLEEILD from the coding sequence ATGAAAAGGATAGATGTACGTGATCTACTGTTAGGTAAGGGGAATTACGTAGATGATATCCAAATCAAAAGTAAGTATGCAGTATTCATTAGAAGCCCATATCCTCATGCAAGAATATTGAAAATCGATAAAAGTGATGCAGAAAGAAGAGGTGCGTTAGTGCTAACCGGTAAAGATACGATAACTAAATCCGTTGAGGGTGGAGAAAGAGAAGGAGCTAGCTTGAGTACTGCATTAATGGCCATAAATAAGGCATTATATGTTGGACAGCCCGTTGCGTTAGTTATAGCTGATGATCCCTATCAAGCTATGGATTTAGCTGAATTAGTGCAAATTGATTATGAACCTTTAGAAGGTGTAGGGAACATAGAGAAAGCGTTAGAAAATAAGGTAATAATCTTCGATGACTTAAAAACTAATGTTGTAAGAGAGCAAACTTTAGAATTCGGTAAACTGTATACTCAAGGAAAACATCTAGAATTGGATTTATACTGGTCTAGAAGTTCGGGTAACCCGATAGAACCCTATGGTGCGATAGTTATACCAGCCGATGACGGTCTAACTATTATTTCAAATCAACAAGCAGGAAATGCAGTTTCCAATGAAATTCAAAAAGCTCTTGGAGTTAAGGTGATACATAAGAATGCCAGACAAGGAGGAAGTTTCGGAGAAAAGTTTTCATTAGTCAGATATTTAACTGTATTAGGTGTCGCCGCATTAAAGTTTAGAGTTCCAATAAAGTGGATAGAAACTAGAACAGAGCATTTAATGGCTTCAAATGGAAGTGGACCAGAAAGGAAGTTTAAGATTCATGCTTATTATTCTTCTGATGGAAGAGTTAACAGTTTAGATATCCATATATGGGAGGACGTTGGAGCTTCTAAAGATGCTGGCCAACCGTTTAAGCCAGTAGGTATCCTAACTGGACCGTATAAAATAGGTGGTGTAAGATATACGGGGACACTAGTAGCTACGAATAAGAATCCGGCTGGAGCATTTAGAGGTGCTGGAACTCCACCTCATACATGGGCTTTAGAAAGAGTAATGGATGCAATAGCTGATGAGTTAGGAATTAGTAGAGCAGAGGTAAGGAAAATTAATGCTATAGATTCCTTCCCTTATGATAGTGGATTTGCCTATTATGATTCAGGAAATCCAAAGGGACTATTGGAATTAGCACTATCCAGAAAGGACATATTTTCTATGAGAAGTCAAAATGTTGGTGTTGGATTAGCATTGTCTACAGATCCTAGTACACCTTCTGGGAGTGAAAGAGTGAAATTGAAAATAAAGAACGGTAAAGTCAATGTGATCTTAGGATTTGGACCAGAAGGTCAAGGCAATGAACATACGGCAGTAGTATTAACTTCGAAGCTCCTTGGAATAAGCCAAGATGATGTCACATATGAGATAGCTGATAATATGGAATTACCTTCCTCTTTTGGTCCAGGAGGAAGCAGGATGGCAGTTTTTGCCTTTGGCGCAGTGTCTGGAGCTGTAGAAGAATTAAAAGCAAGACTAAGAAGGAAAGCTGAAGTAGTTCTAAATGACAAGGTAATAGATTATAAAGATGGATATTTCATAGGAGAAAAAGGTGGAAAGGTTAAAATTACGTCATTTGAGGGAGAAGAAGTTGATTTCACATACACATTACAAGGTAAGTATAGATTTAACGCATATCCATTTGCTTGTGATCTGGCAGTTGTTAAAATAGAAGATGGAAAAATTAGGCCAATCAAACACGTAGTCTATATAGATCCTGGAACACCAATAGATGAGGATTTAATTAAGGAGCAAGTAATTGGTGGAACTGCTATTGGTATCTCATTAGCTCTATATGAGCATTATGTATATGACGAAAATGCAAATCTTCTAACTACTAGTCTTGCAGATTATGGAATGCCTACCGCAGCAGATCTGCCAGAGATAGAAGTAAATATTGTACCTACACCTTCTCCAGTAACACCATATGGTGCTAAAGGAATTGGTGAAATTCCCGTTGGAATAGCTGCAGCTGCAGTTACAAGCGCAGTAGAGGATGTAATAAAAAGAAGAATAACAAAAGTACCAATAAACCTGGAAGAAATTCTTGATTGA
- a CDS encoding dienelactone hydrolase family protein: MPSERELFYESYDGKIRAFLASAESPKLGVIVVHEIWGLNDNIKDIARRLANEGYIALAPQLYTRNENVLTPENIQNVMTKVWSIPPEKRTDPNVYKEIMASLDENGKKVIDLLVINRQKMEEQMVKDLIKAYDYLNSQGIRKVVSMGFCMGGGLAFQLATEVPLDGTIVFYGRNPQPIESIQKIKGPILGLYAGEDPPINAGLPDLISAVIKYKKDLELKIYPGAYHAFFNDRGRTYNKEASEDAWERVRNFLRRILK, translated from the coding sequence ATGCCATCAGAAAGAGAGTTATTTTACGAATCATATGATGGAAAAATAAGAGCATTCTTAGCCTCTGCAGAGAGTCCCAAATTAGGAGTAATAGTGGTGCATGAAATATGGGGACTTAATGACAATATTAAGGATATTGCAAGACGATTAGCCAATGAAGGCTACATTGCACTTGCACCACAATTATATACTAGAAATGAAAACGTTCTAACGCCAGAAAACATACAAAATGTAATGACAAAAGTATGGAGTATACCACCAGAAAAGAGAACTGATCCAAACGTATACAAAGAAATAATGGCCTCACTTGATGAGAACGGAAAGAAAGTTATTGATTTACTAGTTATAAACAGACAAAAAATGGAAGAGCAAATGGTTAAAGATCTCATTAAAGCATACGATTATCTCAACTCGCAAGGTATTAGGAAAGTAGTCAGTATGGGCTTCTGTATGGGAGGAGGCTTAGCATTTCAATTAGCTACTGAAGTCCCACTGGATGGCACCATAGTGTTTTATGGAAGGAATCCTCAACCAATAGAATCTATACAAAAGATTAAAGGACCTATTTTAGGTCTTTACGCTGGGGAAGACCCACCTATAAATGCAGGTCTACCAGATTTAATTTCAGCAGTAATAAAATATAAGAAGGATCTAGAGCTTAAGATATATCCTGGCGCTTACCATGCGTTCTTTAACGATAGAGGACGTACCTATAATAAGGAAGCGTCTGAAGATGCGTGGGAAAGAGTTAGAAACTTCTTAAGGAGGATCTTGAAATGA
- a CDS encoding NRAMP family divalent metal transporter codes for MSIRDSVRLFGPAWIALLADADAASILGGLSTGEEYGYKLVWFVMMLSLPIFVIQEAAGRLGAVTNKGVGELIRDYYSKRISLLSIVPIFFVDFFTYLSEYVGIVIGSYLIGINPIIGLLIFFILHIIIVLSKKYEITEKYLVVISLLLILSSLFMIGPKLYFNGQDIFYFSTSRNFLFFLAVNVGAVVTPPCMLVYQSSATAIKYSGVEVDKSRKIRWVTLETLIGAIITELIIVFSEIIGASISGVDPTNPDQLLSSLGRIHYIFGITLISAGFLTLIVVSLSSAWGLLEALGKNNYKNSIRVYIAESIPAFIIVSIMLSNYTTIIDFALTLLSLSPIVITIPAILIGILVSNRRIMGEYGYTKLRSIIYFITICIVLIGGIIGILPI; via the coding sequence TTGAGTATAAGGGATTCTGTGAGACTTTTCGGACCTGCTTGGATAGCACTATTGGCTGATGCTGACGCTGCAAGTATATTAGGAGGATTGTCTACTGGCGAGGAATATGGATATAAGTTAGTGTGGTTTGTTATGATGCTTTCTCTTCCAATATTTGTAATACAAGAGGCTGCAGGAAGGCTAGGAGCCGTAACTAACAAGGGAGTTGGTGAGCTCATTAGGGACTATTATTCAAAAAGAATTTCCCTTTTATCAATAGTTCCAATATTCTTTGTTGACTTCTTTACGTATTTAAGTGAATACGTGGGAATTGTCATAGGATCGTATTTAATTGGTATTAATCCCATAATTGGATTATTAATATTCTTCATTCTACATATAATTATAGTTTTATCTAAAAAATACGAGATTACTGAGAAATATTTAGTTGTGATCTCCTTACTTTTGATTCTTTCTTCACTATTTATGATTGGACCTAAATTATATTTTAATGGACAAGATATCTTTTACTTTTCTACGTCAAGAAATTTTCTCTTCTTTTTAGCAGTTAACGTAGGTGCAGTAGTTACTCCTCCATGTATGCTAGTATATCAAAGTTCAGCCACAGCAATTAAGTATTCAGGGGTAGAGGTGGATAAGTCTAGAAAAATAAGGTGGGTAACTTTAGAGACGTTAATAGGTGCGATAATAACTGAACTGATAATAGTGTTTTCTGAAATAATAGGTGCTTCAATTAGTGGCGTAGATCCCACAAATCCAGACCAACTTTTATCAAGTTTAGGAAGGATCCATTATATATTTGGAATTACTCTAATAAGTGCAGGATTCCTAACGTTAATAGTCGTGTCACTAAGCAGTGCATGGGGATTATTGGAGGCATTAGGCAAGAACAACTACAAGAATTCAATAAGAGTATATATAGCAGAGTCCATACCAGCATTTATCATAGTGTCAATAATGCTGAGCAATTACACTACAATAATCGACTTTGCCTTAACACTACTATCATTATCCCCAATAGTTATAACAATACCTGCAATACTAATAGGAATTCTAGTTAGTAATAGGAGAATAATGGGAGAATATGGCTATACTAAATTAAGATCCATAATCTACTTCATAACAATTTGTATCGTACTTATTGGAGGAATAATTGGAATTCTACCTATATAA
- a CDS encoding TenA family transcriptional regulator, translated as MNILEQIREELKELNSQVINHPLLKTAEEGKLKRIVIVNFTINQWYIVNHDLRSISIGLSRSSSLEELDAFKILLDGDYNALKELVKLMKELGIEVKDPLFYNVSPQAVSYTHYLSWLANYVKPAEFLFAGIVNLPVWARVVTRFGDILREKYGIKETGFFDSFKGSYTDLEKKIIELNSNSQIERLRTISYAIQHYEKAFWDTIYSYNQ; from the coding sequence ATGAATATATTGGAACAAATAAGAGAGGAATTAAAGGAGTTAAACTCGCAAGTTATAAACCATCCATTGTTAAAAACCGCTGAGGAAGGGAAACTTAAAAGAATTGTAATAGTTAATTTCACTATAAATCAATGGTATATTGTAAATCACGACCTGAGATCTATCTCTATTGGCTTGTCGAGAAGTTCTAGTTTGGAGGAACTTGACGCATTTAAAATACTTTTGGATGGAGACTATAATGCGTTAAAAGAATTAGTTAAACTAATGAAAGAGTTAGGAATTGAAGTTAAAGATCCTTTATTTTATAATGTCTCTCCCCAAGCGGTAAGCTATACCCACTACTTATCTTGGTTAGCTAATTACGTGAAACCTGCTGAGTTTCTATTCGCAGGAATTGTAAATTTACCGGTTTGGGCAAGAGTTGTAACTAGATTCGGAGATATACTAAGGGAGAAATACGGAATAAAAGAAACTGGATTCTTCGATTCATTTAAAGGTTCTTACACAGATTTAGAGAAGAAAATAATTGAACTCAATAGTAATAGCCAGATTGAGAGACTTAGAACTATTAGTTATGCAATACAACATTACGAAAAAGCTTTCTGGGATACAATTTACTCCTATAATCAATAG
- a CDS encoding Rieske (2Fe-2S) protein: MLIRVCKLSDLEDKKPKKFSLKGDYEVVLIKIGNNVFAIEAYCPHKGGNMEYGDIILRDTEYVIKCHLHGYEYNLKNGKLIFNPYGDRKGRWYYSPDLRIFEVKIIDDEIYIEV, encoded by the coding sequence ATGCTAATCCGAGTTTGTAAATTATCAGATCTCGAAGATAAGAAGCCGAAGAAATTTTCGTTGAAAGGAGATTATGAGGTAGTCCTTATAAAAATAGGTAATAATGTGTTTGCTATTGAAGCATATTGTCCACATAAGGGAGGAAATATGGAATACGGAGACATTATCTTGCGTGATACAGAGTACGTTATAAAGTGCCATTTACATGGATACGAGTATAATTTAAAAAATGGAAAGTTGATTTTTAACCCTTATGGAGATAGGAAAGGAAGATGGTATTACTCTCCTGACTTAAGAATTTTTGAGGTAAAAATTATAGACGATGAAATATATATTGAGGTTTAA
- the crn1 gene encoding CRISPR-associated ring nuclease Crn1 has translation MVKLVATLGTSPGGILETFLYLIRKGENIEEIRVITTTNPEVEKAWKIVKLMFVCCIQEKFPKVEISKHPLDIEDVYTEEDLKKVKKFVEEQLNEGDYLDITGGRKSISVAASLAAKKKGARIITSIISQENYREINNKIREIKNIVEINNRSECSEELKKEYCRLIVENARTIEFEI, from the coding sequence ATGGTCAAACTAGTAGCGACGTTAGGCACTTCACCAGGTGGAATATTAGAAACATTTCTTTATTTAATAAGAAAAGGTGAAAATATAGAAGAAATAAGAGTAATAACCACAACTAATCCCGAAGTAGAAAAAGCGTGGAAAATAGTTAAGTTAATGTTTGTATGTTGTATACAAGAAAAATTCCCTAAGGTAGAAATCAGCAAACATCCACTTGATATTGAAGACGTTTATACTGAGGAAGATTTAAAGAAAGTTAAGAAATTCGTTGAGGAACAATTAAATGAAGGAGATTATCTGGATATAACTGGAGGAAGAAAGAGTATTAGTGTAGCTGCTTCTTTAGCTGCTAAGAAAAAAGGAGCAAGGATAATAACTTCAATAATTTCACAGGAAAATTATAGGGAAATCAACAATAAGATAAGAGAAATAAAGAACATAGTTGAAATAAATAATAGGAGCGAATGTAGTGAAGAGTTGAAAAAAGAATATTGCAGACTTATAGTAGAAAATGCCAGAACAATAGAGTTTGAGATATAA
- the dps gene encoding DNA protection during starvation protein, with product MENKTQEPKVVGVEILEKSGLDVKKLIDKLVKATAAEFTTYYYYTILRMHLTGMEGEGLKEIAEDARLEDRLHFELMTQRIYELGGNLPRDIRQLADLSACSDAYLPDNWKDPKEILKVLLEAEQCAIRTWKEVCDMTYGKDPRTYDLAQRILQEEIEHEAWFLELLYGRPSGHFRRSYPGEGPFSRKSRYE from the coding sequence ATGGAAAACAAAACACAAGAACCAAAGGTAGTTGGAGTAGAAATTTTAGAAAAATCCGGACTCGATGTAAAGAAATTAATAGATAAGTTAGTCAAAGCAACTGCGGCAGAATTTACCACATACTACTACTATACGATCTTAAGGATGCACTTAACTGGTATGGAAGGAGAAGGGCTTAAAGAAATAGCTGAAGATGCCAGACTAGAAGATAGGCTCCATTTCGAACTTATGACTCAGAGAATATACGAGTTAGGTGGGAATCTTCCTAGAGATATAAGACAACTCGCTGATCTCTCCGCTTGTTCAGATGCATATTTACCGGATAACTGGAAGGATCCTAAGGAAATATTAAAAGTCTTATTGGAAGCTGAACAATGTGCAATAAGAACGTGGAAAGAAGTTTGTGATATGACATATGGAAAAGATCCCAGAACGTATGATTTAGCTCAAAGAATATTGCAAGAAGAAATAGAGCATGAAGCCTGGTTCCTAGAGCTACTATATGGAAGACCATCTGGGCATTTCAGAAGAAGCTATCCTGGAGAAGGTCCGTTTTCCAGAAAGTCAAGATACGAATAA